One segment of Herbaspirillum hiltneri N3 DNA contains the following:
- a CDS encoding MFS transporter, producing MTASTNIGAVRGVNTSANEQEQNRVYAKVFWRIMPFLMLCYVIAYLDRVNVGFAKLQMSVDLGFSETVFGLGAGVFFLGYFLFEVPSNILMHKVGARVWIARIMITWGILSAAFMYVETPLQFYVLRFLLGLAEAGFYPGIILYLTYWYPSHRRAKVIAVFMSGIPVAGILGNPLSGWIMDAFHGTTGMHGWQWMFVIEAVPAVLIGLATLAYLDNGIAKAKWLSDSEKKLLEDEIAADQKGKESVHSFADIVSDKRVWLMCLIYFCFVMGQYGLTLWMPTLVKATGVTGNLHIGLLSAIPFGCAIIAMNLIGRSADARRERRWHLIVPALMGAVGFVGAALFADNTAISIAALSLAAAGVLTCAPLFWSLPTSFLSGAAAAVGIAAINSVGNLAGFVSPYLIGYLKDLTHSGATGMYMLAIMLVIGSAAVLKTSPTLVNK from the coding sequence ATGACCGCATCAACCAACATCGGCGCCGTACGGGGTGTCAACACCAGCGCCAACGAACAAGAGCAGAACCGCGTCTATGCCAAGGTATTCTGGCGCATCATGCCTTTCCTCATGCTGTGTTACGTGATCGCCTATCTCGATCGCGTCAACGTCGGCTTCGCCAAGCTCCAGATGTCGGTCGACCTGGGCTTCAGCGAAACCGTGTTCGGCCTCGGCGCCGGCGTGTTCTTCCTCGGCTACTTCCTGTTCGAAGTGCCGAGCAACATCCTCATGCACAAGGTCGGCGCGCGTGTCTGGATCGCCCGCATCATGATCACCTGGGGCATCCTGTCGGCCGCCTTCATGTACGTTGAAACGCCGCTGCAGTTCTACGTGCTGCGTTTCCTGCTGGGGCTGGCCGAAGCCGGCTTCTATCCCGGCATCATCCTGTACCTGACCTACTGGTATCCGTCGCATCGCCGCGCCAAGGTGATCGCCGTCTTCATGTCCGGCATCCCGGTCGCCGGCATCCTCGGCAACCCGCTGTCGGGCTGGATCATGGACGCCTTCCACGGCACCACCGGCATGCACGGCTGGCAGTGGATGTTCGTGATCGAAGCGGTGCCGGCCGTGCTGATTGGGCTTGCCACGCTGGCGTACCTGGACAACGGCATCGCCAAGGCCAAATGGCTCAGCGACAGTGAAAAGAAACTGCTGGAAGACGAAATCGCCGCCGACCAGAAGGGCAAGGAAAGCGTGCATTCCTTTGCCGACATCGTCAGCGACAAGCGTGTCTGGCTGATGTGCCTGATCTACTTCTGCTTCGTCATGGGCCAGTACGGCCTGACACTGTGGATGCCGACCCTGGTGAAAGCCACCGGCGTCACCGGCAACCTGCACATCGGTCTGCTCAGCGCGATTCCGTTCGGCTGCGCAATCATCGCGATGAACCTGATCGGCCGCAGCGCCGATGCGCGCCGCGAACGCCGCTGGCATCTGATCGTGCCGGCATTGATGGGCGCGGTCGGTTTCGTCGGCGCCGCACTGTTCGCCGACAACACCGCGATCTCGATCGCTGCCTTGTCGCTGGCCGCCGCCGGCGTGCTGACCTGCGCACCGCTGTTCTGGTCGCTGCCGACGTCGTTCCTGTCGGGCGCTGCGGCGGCGGTCGGTATTGCCGCCATCAACTCGGTCGGCAACCTGGCCGGTTTCGTCAGCCCGTACCTGATCGGTTACCTGAAGGATCTGACCCATAGCGGAGCGACCGGCATGTACATGCTGGCGATCATGCTGGTGATCGGTTCCGCCGCAGTACTGAAGACTTCGCCTACACTGGTGAACAAATAA
- the otnK gene encoding 3-oxo-tetronate kinase — protein sequence MSQAKPLLGCIADDFTGATDLANMLVRGGMRTVQTIGIPEQLPAVAADALVIALKSRTIPAAEAVEQSLAALRWLQQQGCTQFFFKYCSTFDSTDAGNIGQVTDALLAELGADFTIACPAFPENGRTIYRGYLFVADGLLNESGMENHPLTPMTDANLVRVLQRQTTSKVGLVRYDTVSRDAAAVTERFTALRTDGVKMAIADAVSDRDLYVLGEACAELKLVTGGSGIALGLPENFRRAGLLHASAEAAQLPQVDGLSAVLAGSASKATNAQVAEWAARHPAYRIDPLALARGEAVVAQALAFADAHIGKEAVLIYATATPDEVKAVQKELGVAKAGHLVEQALADIAKGLRERGVRRFVVAGGETSGAVVQALGVRALRIGPQIDPGVPATATLDDQPLALALKSGNFGSVDFFEKALRFLGGAKE from the coding sequence ATGTCCCAAGCCAAACCTCTGCTCGGCTGCATCGCCGACGATTTCACCGGCGCCACCGACCTGGCCAACATGCTGGTGCGCGGCGGCATGCGTACGGTGCAAACTATCGGCATTCCCGAGCAGCTGCCGGCGGTGGCTGCCGATGCGCTGGTGATCGCGTTGAAATCGCGCACGATTCCGGCCGCCGAAGCGGTCGAACAATCGCTGGCCGCGCTGCGCTGGTTGCAGCAGCAAGGCTGCACGCAATTCTTCTTCAAGTATTGCTCGACCTTCGATTCGACCGACGCGGGCAACATCGGCCAGGTGACCGACGCGCTGTTGGCGGAACTGGGCGCCGACTTCACCATTGCCTGCCCGGCGTTCCCGGAAAACGGCCGCACGATCTACCGCGGCTACCTGTTCGTCGCCGACGGCCTGCTCAATGAATCGGGCATGGAAAACCATCCGCTTACGCCGATGACCGACGCCAACCTGGTGCGCGTGCTGCAGCGCCAGACCACATCCAAAGTCGGTCTGGTGCGCTACGACACCGTGTCCAGAGACGCCGCCGCCGTCACAGAGCGTTTCACTGCGCTGCGCACAGATGGCGTGAAGATGGCGATTGCCGACGCGGTATCGGATCGCGATCTGTACGTGCTGGGCGAAGCCTGCGCCGAGCTGAAACTGGTCACCGGCGGCTCCGGCATCGCCCTTGGCTTGCCGGAGAATTTCCGCCGCGCCGGCTTGCTGCATGCCAGCGCCGAAGCCGCGCAACTGCCGCAGGTCGACGGTTTGTCGGCCGTGCTGGCCGGCAGCGCATCGAAAGCCACCAACGCGCAAGTCGCGGAATGGGCGGCCCGGCATCCGGCGTATCGCATCGATCCGCTGGCCCTGGCGCGCGGCGAAGCCGTGGTGGCGCAGGCGTTGGCGTTTGCCGATGCACACATCGGCAAAGAGGCGGTGCTGATCTACGCCACTGCCACACCTGACGAAGTCAAGGCGGTGCAAAAGGAACTCGGCGTCGCCAAGGCCGGCCATCTGGTTGAGCAGGCATTAGCCGATATCGCCAAGGGACTGCGCGAACGCGGTGTGCGCCGGTTCGTGGTGGCCGGCGGCGAGACCTCCGGCGCCGTGGTGCAGGCGCTCGGGGTGCGCGCATTGCGCATCGGACCGCAGATCGATCCCGGCGTGCCGGCGACTGCGACCCTCGACGACCAGCCGCTCGCGCTGGCGCTCAAGTCGGGCAACTTCGGCAGCGTCGATTTCTTTGAGAAGGCCCTGCGCTTCCTCGGCGGCGCAAAGGAGTGA
- the arr gene encoding NAD(+)--rifampin ADP-ribosyltransferase — translation MQKDRLENKPILQTPFAQTYFHGTKANLELGDFIEAGFNSNFGQRKNAKYIFLTATLDAAIWGAELAIGEGRERIYLVEPTGKIEDDPDLTDRKFPGNPTQSFRSTQPFKVVGEVTLWRGHPAEQVQAMKDGLAKLREQGVNSLNDED, via the coding sequence ATGCAAAAAGACAGACTTGAAAACAAACCGATCCTTCAAACGCCGTTCGCTCAGACCTATTTTCACGGCACGAAGGCAAACCTTGAATTGGGAGATTTTATCGAAGCGGGTTTCAACTCCAACTTCGGGCAAAGAAAAAACGCGAAATACATTTTCCTGACGGCGACACTGGACGCCGCCATCTGGGGTGCCGAGCTGGCGATCGGGGAAGGACGTGAAAGAATTTACCTGGTGGAGCCGACGGGAAAGATTGAAGACGACCCGGATCTGACCGACAGAAAATTCCCAGGCAATCCGACGCAATCGTTTCGTTCCACGCAGCCGTTCAAGGTAGTCGGCGAGGTCACGCTGTGGCGGGGACATCCTGCGGAGCAAGTGCAGGCGATGAAGGATGGATTGGCGAAGCTCAGGGAGCAGGGCGTCAATTCGTTGAATGACGAGGATTAG
- the otnI gene encoding 2-oxo-tetronate isomerase encodes MLRFAANLSMMYNEHAFLDRFAAAAKDGFSGVEFLFPYDFQPEEIRSRLDANSLTQALFNAPPGDWAAGERGIASLPGREDEFKRSIETALKYTEVIGNKTLHVMAGLIRPDQDRARHRAVYLDNLSYAAHHADLAGVTVVIEPINTRNIPGFFLNRQDDAQAICAEIGAENLKVQFDCYHCQIVEGDVAVKLKRDMAGVGHIQIAGVPERHEPDIGELNYPYLLKLIDSLGYQGWIGCEYVPAAATSDGLGWLKALAAQGLTELKPR; translated from the coding sequence ATGCTGCGTTTTGCCGCCAACCTGAGCATGATGTACAACGAACATGCTTTCCTCGATCGCTTTGCCGCTGCCGCCAAAGATGGCTTCAGCGGCGTCGAATTTTTATTTCCCTATGATTTCCAGCCGGAAGAAATCCGTTCGCGTCTCGACGCCAACAGCCTGACTCAGGCGCTGTTCAACGCGCCGCCGGGCGACTGGGCCGCCGGTGAACGCGGCATCGCTTCGCTGCCGGGCCGCGAAGACGAATTCAAGCGCAGCATCGAGACTGCGCTGAAATACACCGAAGTTATCGGCAACAAGACGCTTCACGTGATGGCTGGTTTGATCCGTCCGGACCAGGATCGCGCCAGGCATCGCGCGGTCTATCTGGACAACCTGTCGTACGCTGCGCACCACGCCGACCTGGCCGGCGTGACGGTGGTCATCGAGCCGATCAACACGCGCAATATCCCCGGCTTCTTCCTTAATCGCCAGGACGATGCACAGGCCATTTGTGCCGAGATCGGCGCAGAGAACCTCAAGGTGCAGTTCGACTGCTACCACTGCCAGATCGTCGAAGGCGACGTCGCCGTGAAGCTGAAGCGCGACATGGCCGGCGTCGGCCACATCCAGATCGCGGGCGTGCCGGAGCGGCATGAGCCGGACATCGGCGAGCTGAACTATCCCTACCTGCTCAAGCTGATCGACTCGCTGGGCTATCAGGGCTGGATCGGTTGCGAGTACGTGCCGGCGGCGGCAACCTCGGACGGCCTCGGCTGGCTCAAGGCGCTGGCGGCGCAGGGATTGACGGAACTGAAGCCGCGCTGA
- a CDS encoding transporter substrate-binding domain-containing protein, producing MKLSKLLLGLMAGALLISTSVARADALDDIHKAGVLRVAVPQDFPPFGSVTSDLKPQGLDIDVASLIAKKLGVKVELIPVTSANRVPYLQTKKVDLVISSMGKNAEREKVIDFTAAYAPFFNGVFGPADQKVSGPADLAGKTIGVTRGSVEDLELSKIVPASATVKRYEDNNGTISSFLSNQVQLVATGNVIAAAIIAKNPPKKPETKFLIKDSPCFIGLNKDEKKLQDKVNAILAEIKKDGELSALTVKWLGLPLPANL from the coding sequence ATGAAACTCTCGAAACTGTTGCTTGGCCTGATGGCTGGCGCGCTGCTGATTTCCACTTCCGTTGCCCGAGCCGACGCGCTCGACGACATCCATAAGGCCGGCGTGCTGCGCGTCGCCGTGCCGCAGGATTTCCCGCCGTTCGGCTCGGTCACCTCGGACCTGAAACCGCAAGGCCTGGACATCGACGTCGCCTCGCTGATCGCCAAGAAGCTCGGCGTCAAGGTTGAACTGATCCCGGTCACCAGCGCCAACCGCGTGCCTTACCTGCAAACCAAGAAGGTCGACCTGGTCATCTCCAGCATGGGCAAGAACGCCGAGCGTGAAAAAGTGATCGACTTCACCGCCGCCTACGCACCGTTCTTCAATGGCGTGTTCGGCCCGGCTGACCAGAAGGTCAGCGGCCCTGCCGATCTGGCAGGCAAGACCATCGGCGTCACGCGCGGCTCGGTGGAAGACCTGGAACTGTCCAAGATCGTGCCGGCCAGCGCCACCGTGAAGCGCTACGAAGACAATAACGGCACCATCAGCTCCTTCCTGTCGAACCAGGTGCAACTGGTCGCGACCGGCAACGTGATCGCCGCCGCCATCATCGCCAAGAACCCGCCGAAGAAGCCTGAAACCAAGTTCCTGATCAAGGATTCGCCCTGCTTCATCGGCCTGAACAAGGACGAGAAGAAGCTGCAGGACAAGGTCAACGCCATCCTCGCCGAGATCAAGAAGGACGGCGAACTGAGCGCACTGACTGTCAAGTGGCTGGGCCTGCCGCTGCCGGCAAATCTGTAA
- a CDS encoding 5'-nucleotidase, with product MAYDLSGMLVIGISSRALFDLEHENAIYDTEGVTAYSDYQRQHENDPLEPGTAFPLVKALLRLNTLIPDRRLVEVVVISRNSPDTGLRAFNAIEAHKLDISRAAFTGGEPIVHYLEAFKIDLFLSRDKSDVQAAIDGGVAAAQLYTAPTNYVAPENQIRIAFDGDAVLFSRESEQIYAEKGLEAFVRHEQRHRNKAMKEGPLAKLLFALAEIQKQFTPETCPVRIAIVTARNSPAHKRVIHTLRTWNVTVDEAFFLGGLPKADVLHAFGAHMFFDDQEGHVELASAVVPSGRVPYEGGALGVRNVRKSPKASPAAVADSDASLETSKH from the coding sequence ATGGCTTACGATCTTTCCGGCATGCTGGTCATCGGCATTTCCTCGCGCGCGCTGTTCGACCTCGAACACGAAAACGCCATCTACGACACCGAGGGCGTGACCGCCTACAGCGATTACCAGCGCCAGCATGAGAACGATCCGCTCGAACCGGGCACGGCGTTCCCGCTGGTGAAGGCTTTGCTGCGGCTCAATACGCTGATTCCCGACCGGCGCCTGGTGGAAGTGGTGGTGATCTCGCGCAATTCGCCTGACACCGGCCTGCGCGCCTTCAACGCCATCGAGGCGCACAAGCTCGACATCAGCCGCGCAGCCTTCACCGGCGGCGAACCGATCGTGCATTACCTCGAGGCGTTCAAGATCGACCTGTTCCTGTCGCGCGACAAGAGCGACGTGCAGGCCGCCATCGACGGCGGCGTCGCCGCGGCGCAGTTGTATACCGCACCGACCAATTACGTCGCCCCGGAAAACCAGATCCGCATCGCCTTCGACGGCGACGCCGTCCTGTTCTCGCGAGAGTCGGAGCAGATCTACGCCGAAAAAGGCCTGGAAGCCTTCGTCCGTCACGAACAGCGCCACCGCAACAAGGCCATGAAGGAAGGTCCGCTGGCCAAGCTACTATTCGCGCTGGCGGAAATCCAGAAGCAGTTCACGCCTGAAACCTGCCCGGTGCGCATCGCCATCGTCACCGCGCGCAACAGCCCGGCGCACAAGCGCGTGATCCACACGCTGCGCACCTGGAACGTCACCGTGGACGAGGCCTTTTTCCTCGGCGGCCTGCCCAAGGCGGACGTGCTGCACGCATTCGGCGCACACATGTTCTTCGACGACCAGGAAGGCCATGTCGAACTGGCCTCCGCCGTCGTGCCGTCGGGCCGCGTGCCCTACGAAGGTGGTGCGCTCGGCGTACGCAATGTGCGCAAGAGTCCCAAGGCGTCGCCGGCCGCCGTGGCCGACAGCGACGCCTCGCTGGAGACCTCGAAACACTGA
- a CDS encoding amino acid ABC transporter permease, whose amino-acid sequence MAYHFDFLAAFDYTDVLVKGVLTTVELIAVGGVVGIAVGIFGAWARTQGPRWLKPIVSGYVELIRNTPFLVQLFFIFFGLPSLGVQISEMQAAILTMIINLGAYSTEIIRAGVNAIARGQMEAALSLSMSRVQAFRHIILRPALQKIWPALSSQIVIVMLGSAVCSQIAVEELSFAANFIQGRNFRAFEAYLLATAIYLAMAILLRQLLRLIGDKFIFARRAS is encoded by the coding sequence ATGGCCTATCACTTTGATTTCCTCGCGGCGTTCGACTACACCGACGTGCTGGTCAAGGGCGTGCTGACCACGGTCGAACTTATCGCGGTCGGCGGCGTCGTCGGCATCGCCGTCGGCATCTTCGGCGCCTGGGCGCGCACGCAGGGGCCGCGCTGGCTCAAGCCCATCGTCAGCGGCTACGTCGAGCTGATCCGCAATACGCCCTTCCTGGTGCAGCTGTTCTTCATCTTCTTCGGCCTGCCCAGCCTCGGCGTACAGATCAGCGAAATGCAGGCCGCCATCCTGACCATGATCATCAACCTCGGCGCCTACAGCACGGAAATCATCCGCGCCGGCGTCAATGCGATTGCACGCGGCCAGATGGAAGCGGCGCTAAGCCTGTCGATGTCGCGCGTGCAGGCGTTCCGTCACATCATCCTGCGCCCGGCGCTGCAAAAGATCTGGCCGGCGCTGTCGAGCCAGATCGTGATCGTCATGCTGGGTTCGGCGGTGTGTTCGCAGATCGCCGTGGAAGAATTGTCGTTCGCGGCCAACTTCATCCAGGGCCGCAACTTCCGCGCCTTCGAAGCCTACCTGCTGGCCACCGCCATCTACCTGGCGATGGCCATCCTGCTGCGGCAGCTGCTGCGCCTGATCGGCGACAAATTCATCTTTGCGCGGAGGGCTTCATGA
- a CDS encoding FadR/GntR family transcriptional regulator: MFQKIPVQALSDTVARQLLEKIDLGAFPRGGKLPTEAVLAQEFGVSRTVVREAISRLKHEGLVEPRQGSGVFVTEQAGIKPLRIDYTEVSSPEAVLQIVELRRAIEAEVAAQAAKRRTDADMVAIDAALARIGEDVREGSDGVAADVAFHRALASATRNPYFIKTLEFLSQYLEAATSVTRGNEARRDDFSRQVREEHEAIVAAIRAGDEMAARAAAQTHMFNAARRLSQA; the protein is encoded by the coding sequence ATGTTTCAAAAAATCCCGGTACAGGCGCTCAGCGACACGGTAGCGCGGCAATTGCTGGAAAAAATCGATCTCGGCGCCTTTCCGCGCGGCGGCAAGTTGCCGACCGAAGCGGTGCTGGCGCAAGAATTCGGCGTCAGCCGCACGGTGGTGCGCGAGGCGATTTCCCGGCTCAAGCATGAAGGCCTGGTCGAGCCGCGCCAGGGCAGCGGCGTGTTTGTTACCGAGCAGGCCGGCATCAAGCCGCTACGCATCGACTACACCGAGGTCAGTTCTCCCGAGGCGGTCCTGCAGATCGTTGAACTGCGCCGCGCCATCGAAGCCGAAGTCGCCGCGCAAGCCGCCAAGCGCCGCACCGACGCGGACATGGTGGCGATCGACGCCGCGCTGGCGCGCATCGGTGAAGACGTGCGCGAAGGCAGCGACGGCGTCGCCGCCGATGTGGCCTTCCACCGGGCGTTGGCGAGCGCCACGCGCAATCCCTATTTCATCAAGACACTGGAATTCCTGAGCCAGTATCTCGAAGCGGCGACTAGCGTCACGCGCGGCAACGAAGCGCGGCGCGATGATTTTTCGCGCCAGGTGCGCGAAGAGCACGAAGCCATCGTCGCGGCCATTCGCGCCGGTGACGAAATGGCCGCGCGGGCGGCGGCGCAGACCCATATGTTCAACGCGGCAAGGCGCTTGAGTCAGGCTTGA
- the ltnD gene encoding L-threonate dehydrogenase, with amino-acid sequence MKFRPENIFIISNQAQPEERASSSRPAPPNFSESTMSKNVGVIGLGAMGLGVARSLLRAGFNVHACDVRREVLDKFAAEGGVACASPAEMGKAVDVIITLVVNAAQTETVLFGENGAASTLKPGSVVISSATVAPDFAVALGQRLAEKNLLLLDAPVSGGAARAASGEMTMMTSGPADVYARIEDVLKGMAGKVYRLGDTHGIGSKVKIINQLLAGVHIAASAEAMALGLREGVDPDALYEVITHSAGNSWMFENRVPHILKGDYTPLSAVDIFVKDLGLVLDTARRSKFPLPLSAAAHQMFMMASTAGHGGEDDSAVIKIFPGIDLPPSKQ; translated from the coding sequence TTGAAATTCAGGCCTGAAAACATTTTCATTATTTCCAACCAGGCGCAGCCGGAAGAGAGAGCATCAAGTTCCCGGCCGGCGCCGCCAAATTTCTCGGAGTCGACAATGTCAAAAAATGTAGGTGTGATCGGTTTGGGCGCCATGGGCCTGGGCGTCGCCCGTTCTTTGCTGCGTGCGGGTTTCAACGTGCATGCCTGCGACGTGCGCCGGGAAGTGCTGGACAAGTTTGCCGCCGAGGGTGGTGTCGCCTGCGCTTCGCCTGCCGAGATGGGCAAGGCCGTCGACGTGATCATCACGCTGGTGGTCAACGCCGCGCAAACTGAAACCGTGCTGTTCGGCGAGAACGGCGCCGCCTCGACGCTGAAGCCGGGCAGCGTGGTGATTTCCAGCGCTACCGTGGCGCCGGATTTCGCCGTCGCGCTGGGCCAGCGCCTCGCCGAAAAAAATCTGCTGCTGCTGGACGCGCCGGTGTCCGGCGGCGCAGCGCGCGCGGCGTCGGGCGAGATGACGATGATGACCTCCGGCCCTGCCGACGTCTACGCCAGGATCGAAGATGTGCTGAAGGGCATGGCCGGCAAGGTGTACCGCCTCGGCGACACGCACGGCATCGGTTCCAAGGTCAAGATCATCAACCAGTTGCTGGCCGGCGTGCACATCGCCGCATCGGCGGAAGCGATGGCGCTGGGCTTGCGCGAAGGCGTCGATCCCGATGCGCTGTACGAGGTCATCACGCATAGCGCGGGCAATTCGTGGATGTTCGAAAACCGCGTGCCGCACATCCTCAAGGGTGACTACACGCCGCTGTCGGCGGTCGATATTTTCGTCAAGGACCTGGGCCTGGTGCTCGACACCGCACGCCGCAGCAAATTCCCGCTGCCGCTGTCGGCTGCGGCGCACCAGATGTTCATGATGGCGTCCACTGCCGGTCACGGCGGCGAAGACGATTCCGCCGTCATCAAGATTTTCCCCGGCATCGACTTGCCGCCGTCGAAACAGTAA
- the otnC gene encoding 3-oxo-tetronate 4-phosphate decarboxylase — protein sequence MSINKENQLREEICRTGASLYQRGYTVGSAGNISARLDDGWLITPTDACLGYLDPAGIAKVDTAGNWVSGDKPSKTLALHRMVYDNNPEMHAVVHTHSTYLVKLTISGVWSPDDVLPPITPYYVMKVGHIPFIAYRRPGDPQVAEQVKQLACKVRGVLLERLGPVVWESSVSKAAYALEELEETAMLWHLAGGNVAPLDDAALTELREVFNARW from the coding sequence ATGAGCATAAACAAGGAAAACCAACTACGCGAAGAGATCTGCCGCACCGGCGCCAGTCTATACCAGCGCGGCTACACGGTAGGATCGGCAGGCAACATCAGTGCGCGTCTGGACGACGGCTGGCTGATCACGCCGACCGATGCCTGCCTCGGCTACCTCGATCCCGCCGGCATTGCCAAGGTCGATACCGCCGGCAACTGGGTCTCGGGCGACAAGCCATCGAAGACGCTGGCGCTGCATCGCATGGTCTACGATAACAATCCAGAGATGCACGCGGTGGTGCACACGCACTCGACCTATCTGGTCAAGCTGACGATCTCGGGCGTGTGGTCGCCGGACGATGTGCTGCCGCCGATTACGCCGTATTACGTGATGAAGGTGGGGCACATTCCCTTCATCGCCTATCGCCGTCCGGGCGATCCGCAGGTGGCGGAGCAGGTGAAGCAGCTCGCCTGCAAGGTGCGTGGCGTGTTGCTCGAACGCCTCGGTCCGGTGGTGTGGGAGAGCTCGGTTTCCAAGGCGGCCTACGCACTCGAAGAGCTCGAGGAAACGGCCATGCTGTGGCATCTGGCGGGCGGCAATGTCGCCCCGCTGGACGATGCGGCGCTGACCGAACTGCGCGAGGTATTCAACGCGCGCTGGTAG
- a CDS encoding GntR family transcriptional regulator, with product MSTDAIKSSIQIANRIMEAILAKQLAPGTRLGEQQLSELFGVSRTLVREALTRLVTRGIVTVSARRGWFVIEPSPSDAREAFEARRVIELGLLRHARPITKTAIEQLRDHINREQAAIEGDDVGARAYLLGDFHVALCECLGNTLLSDTLRDLTARTTLTAMLHQSSEQAEDSCAEHVHIVAALERGDLAAAEQLMHDHLQHVEAGLNKAEDSDPLAPLRQALAPVSAASASGNAFVAPAKRKKTASRSVNKQATSAISLTSSQLGES from the coding sequence ATGAGCACCGACGCCATCAAATCCTCGATCCAGATCGCCAATCGCATCATGGAAGCGATCCTCGCCAAGCAGCTTGCCCCCGGCACGCGCCTGGGCGAGCAGCAATTGTCCGAATTGTTCGGCGTCAGCCGCACGCTGGTGCGCGAAGCGCTGACGCGCCTGGTCACGCGCGGCATCGTCACGGTCAGCGCACGGCGCGGCTGGTTCGTCATCGAACCGTCGCCCAGCGACGCGCGTGAAGCCTTCGAGGCGCGCCGCGTGATCGAACTCGGCCTGCTGCGCCACGCGCGGCCGATTACCAAAACCGCCATCGAGCAACTGCGCGACCACATCAACCGCGAACAAGCCGCCATCGAGGGCGACGACGTCGGCGCGCGCGCCTACCTGCTCGGCGATTTCCATGTGGCGCTGTGCGAATGCCTGGGCAACACGCTGCTGTCGGACACGCTGCGCGACCTCACCGCACGCACCACGCTGACCGCGATGCTCCACCAGTCTTCCGAACAAGCCGAAGACTCCTGCGCCGAACATGTCCACATCGTCGCGGCGCTCGAACGCGGCGACCTGGCCGCAGCCGAGCAATTGATGCACGACCATTTGCAACACGTCGAAGCCGGACTCAACAAGGCCGAAGACAGCGACCCGCTGGCGCCGCTGCGCCAGGCGCTGGCGCCGGTCTCGGCTGCATCTGCCTCCGGCAACGCTTTTGTAGCACCCGCGAAGCGCAAAAAGACCGCTTCGCGCTCCGTCAATAAGCAGGCTACTTCAGCCATTTCCCTCACTTCATCTCAACTTGGAGAATCATGA